In the Streptomyces sp. BHT-5-2 genome, one interval contains:
- a CDS encoding glycosyltransferase family 4 protein: MHKTLIVTNDFPPRPGGIQAFLHSMALRLDPEQVVVYASTWKRTEEGRAATAAFDAEQPFPVVRDATTMLLPTPRVTRRAVSLLREHGCSSVWFGAAAPLGLMAPALRAAGARRIVATTHGHEAGWAQLPAARQLLRRIGEGTDTLTYLGEYTRTRIAAALTPEAAARMVQLPPGVDEKTFHPDSGGDAVRARLGLADRPVVVCVSRLVPRKGQDTLIEALPAVRAAVPDAVLLIVGGGPYEAQLHRLALEKGVADAVRFTGAVPWEQLPAHYGAGDVFAMPCRTRRGGLDVEGLGIVYLEASATGLPVVAGDSGGAPDAVLEGETGRVVPGGSPEAVADRLVTLLKDPGLRRTMGARGRAWVEEKWRWDLLAERLRELL; this comes from the coding sequence GTGCACAAGACCCTCATCGTCACCAACGACTTCCCGCCCCGGCCCGGCGGAATCCAGGCGTTTCTGCACAGCATGGCGCTGCGGCTGGATCCCGAGCAGGTCGTCGTGTACGCCTCCACCTGGAAGCGGACCGAGGAGGGCCGGGCGGCCACCGCCGCCTTCGACGCCGAGCAGCCCTTCCCGGTGGTCCGGGACGCCACGACGATGCTGCTGCCCACGCCCCGGGTGACCCGGCGGGCGGTCTCGCTGCTGCGCGAACACGGCTGCTCGTCGGTGTGGTTCGGGGCCGCCGCGCCGCTGGGGCTGATGGCCCCGGCGCTCCGCGCGGCCGGCGCCCGCCGGATAGTGGCCACCACCCACGGCCACGAGGCCGGCTGGGCGCAGCTGCCGGCGGCCCGGCAACTGCTGCGGCGGATCGGCGAGGGCACCGACACCCTCACCTACCTCGGCGAGTACACCCGCACGCGGATCGCCGCCGCGCTCACCCCGGAAGCCGCCGCCCGGATGGTCCAACTCCCGCCCGGCGTCGACGAGAAGACCTTCCACCCGGACTCGGGCGGCGACGCCGTACGGGCCCGGCTCGGGCTCGCCGACCGGCCGGTGGTGGTCTGCGTCTCCCGGCTCGTCCCGCGCAAGGGGCAGGACACCCTGATCGAGGCGCTGCCGGCGGTCCGCGCGGCGGTGCCGGACGCGGTGCTGCTGATCGTCGGCGGCGGCCCGTACGAGGCGCAGCTGCACCGGCTGGCGCTGGAGAAGGGCGTCGCCGACGCGGTCCGCTTCACCGGTGCCGTCCCGTGGGAGCAGCTGCCCGCCCACTACGGCGCGGGCGACGTCTTCGCGATGCCCTGCCGCACCCGCCGCGGCGGGCTGGACGTCGAGGGCCTGGGCATCGTCTACCTGGAGGCGTCCGCCACCGGACTCCCGGTCGTGGCCGGCGACTCGGGCGGCGCGCCGGACGCGGTGTTGGAGGGCGAGACCGGCCGGGTGGTCCCCGGCGGCTCCCCGGAGGCCGTCGCCGACCGCCTCGTCACGCTCCTGAAGGACCCCGGGCTGCGTCGCACGATGGGGGCCCGCGGCCGCGCCTGGGTGGAGGAGAAGTGGCGCTGGGACCTGCTCGCGGAGCGGCTCAGGGAGCTTCTGTAG
- a CDS encoding glycosyltransferase family 87 protein, producing MTSTDSRADAAGPPRRSAPPGASARATPAARAAGSAAAAWTAWAATRALLLLCVLRVLVLPGPDVSTDVSVIYHGWAEVLRSGTFPLDDVTWQYPPAAALPVLAPDLLPFLPYATAFFVLVLAVDAVALALFLRVGRTPGHRRTGAWAWIAGVALLGPTAYARYDLLVAAVAAAALFAAARRPRTAGALIACGALLKVWPVLLLAGAPLRGRRARALWWSAAGWAAGLTLAAVTAAPGALAFLTFQRDRGTEVESLGALVLHLARHAGWPGEVQLHYGSLEFLGPGVPLVSALSLALTGAALAWLVHWRLRAGTPGEPAVLCDAAFTAVLLFTTTSRVISPQYLLWLVGLAAVCLTVRASRQALPAVLVLPAAGATLLEFPVGFADVVASDSPGIALLVLRNGLLVAASLLACRRLRTATGPGRTARPPGLPGARPALSPVPGGHKRATSR from the coding sequence ATGACCAGCACCGACAGCAGGGCGGACGCGGCGGGCCCGCCCCGCCGGTCCGCCCCGCCCGGCGCCTCCGCCCGCGCCACCCCGGCCGCCCGGGCCGCCGGTTCCGCGGCCGCCGCCTGGACGGCCTGGGCCGCGACCCGGGCGCTGCTCCTGCTGTGCGTCCTCCGGGTGCTGGTGCTGCCCGGCCCGGACGTCAGCACCGACGTCTCGGTGATCTACCACGGCTGGGCCGAGGTGCTGCGCTCCGGGACCTTCCCGCTGGACGACGTCACCTGGCAGTACCCGCCGGCCGCCGCCCTGCCCGTCCTGGCCCCCGACCTGCTGCCCTTCCTGCCCTACGCCACCGCGTTCTTCGTGCTGGTGCTGGCCGTGGACGCGGTCGCGCTGGCGCTCTTCCTGCGGGTCGGACGCACGCCGGGGCACCGCCGGACCGGGGCCTGGGCGTGGATCGCGGGCGTCGCCCTGCTCGGCCCGACCGCCTACGCCCGCTACGACCTGCTGGTGGCGGCGGTGGCCGCGGCGGCGCTGTTCGCGGCGGCCCGCCGGCCGCGCACCGCGGGCGCGCTGATCGCCTGCGGCGCCCTGCTGAAGGTCTGGCCGGTGCTGCTGCTGGCCGGGGCGCCGCTGCGCGGCCGCCGGGCCCGCGCCCTGTGGTGGAGCGCGGCCGGCTGGGCCGCCGGGCTGACACTGGCCGCGGTCACGGCGGCGCCGGGCGCGCTGGCCTTCCTCACCTTCCAGCGCGACCGCGGCACGGAGGTCGAGTCGCTGGGCGCGCTGGTCCTGCACCTCGCCCGGCACGCCGGCTGGCCCGGCGAGGTGCAACTCCACTACGGCTCGCTGGAGTTCCTCGGGCCCGGCGTGCCGCTCGTCAGCGCCCTCTCGCTGGCGCTGACCGGCGCCGCGCTGGCCTGGCTGGTCCACTGGCGGCTGCGCGCCGGAACGCCCGGCGAACCCGCGGTGCTCTGCGACGCCGCCTTCACCGCCGTCCTCCTCTTCACCACCACCAGCCGGGTGATCAGCCCGCAGTACCTGCTGTGGCTGGTCGGGCTGGCCGCGGTCTGCCTGACCGTACGGGCGAGCCGGCAGGCCCTGCCGGCCGTGCTGGTGCTGCCGGCCGCCGGAGCGACCCTGCTGGAGTTCCCGGTCGGCTTCGCCGACGTGGTGGCCAGCGACTCCCCGGGCATCGCACTGCTGGTGCTGCGCAACGGCCTGCTGGTGGCCGCGTCCCTGCTCGCCTGCCGCCGGCTGCGGACCGCCACCGGCCCCGGACGGACCGCGCGGCCGCCCGGTCTGCCCGGCGCCCGCCCCGCGCTCAGCCCAGTTCCCGGCGGACATAAGCGCGCCACATCGCGGTGA
- a CDS encoding NlpC/P60 family protein: MVSHRRTSQRGQTTLASVTVLSAALAAAAAALSAQPASADPAEHPSAGRESAAARVGKLYEEAERATEKYNGATARTDALRDEVSALQDGAARTLARVNRMRARLGALAAAQYRSGGIDPTVRLLLSERPESYLEKASALDRLNGTEARELHRLRAAIRQLEQQRHEAAGKLAVLEVGRAEVARHKKDVQRKLAGARRLLDSLPAPARAAYDRATRSDGQDEFIPDLTGIVPDSDRAAAAVAAVRAAVGSPYSWGSAGPGAFDCSGLTQWAYGKAGVSLPRTSQAQRGAGARVPLSQARPGDLVIYRSDASHVGMYVGNGQVVHAPYPGARVRYDPVGMMPIASITRP, encoded by the coding sequence GTGGTGTCCCATCGCCGTACCTCGCAGCGCGGTCAGACCACCCTCGCCTCGGTCACCGTCCTGTCCGCCGCCCTGGCCGCCGCGGCCGCCGCCCTGTCGGCCCAGCCCGCCAGCGCGGATCCTGCGGAGCATCCCTCGGCCGGCCGGGAGAGCGCCGCCGCACGGGTCGGCAAGCTCTACGAGGAGGCCGAGCGGGCCACCGAGAAGTACAACGGCGCCACCGCCCGCACCGACGCGCTGCGTGACGAGGTGTCGGCCCTTCAGGACGGCGCCGCCCGCACCCTGGCGCGGGTCAACCGCATGCGGGCCCGGCTCGGTGCGCTGGCCGCCGCCCAGTACCGCTCCGGCGGGATCGACCCCACCGTCCGGCTGCTGCTCTCCGAACGGCCCGAGAGCTACCTGGAGAAGGCGTCCGCGCTCGACCGGCTCAACGGCACCGAGGCGCGCGAACTGCACCGGCTCCGGGCCGCCATCCGGCAGCTGGAGCAGCAGCGCCACGAGGCGGCCGGGAAGCTGGCCGTGCTGGAGGTCGGCCGCGCCGAGGTGGCCCGCCACAAGAAGGACGTCCAGCGGAAGCTGGCCGGCGCGCGGCGGCTGCTGGACTCCCTCCCCGCACCGGCCCGGGCGGCCTACGACCGGGCCACCCGAAGCGACGGCCAGGACGAGTTCATCCCGGACCTCACCGGGATCGTGCCGGACTCGGACCGGGCCGCGGCGGCGGTCGCCGCGGTGCGCGCCGCGGTCGGCTCCCCGTACTCCTGGGGCAGCGCCGGTCCCGGGGCGTTCGACTGCTCCGGTCTCACCCAATGGGCCTACGGCAAGGCCGGCGTCTCCCTGCCGCGGACCTCGCAGGCCCAGCGCGGCGCCGGAGCACGCGTCCCGCTGTCCCAGGCCCGCCCCGGCGACCTGGTCATCTACCGCTCGGACGCCAGCCACGTCGGGATGTACGTCGGCAACGGACAGGTCGTGCACGCGCCCTACCCTGGCGCCCGGGTGCGCTACGACCCGGTCGGCATGATGCCGATCGCGTCGATCACCCGGCCCTGA
- a CDS encoding NlpC/P60 family protein: MASHRRPKQPSRTRVTVLTATAAAAVALSTQAAHADPGQSKQDVKSEVDKLYGDAEQATEKYNGVKEQQDKLQKEVDDLQDKVARGQGELNQLRKGLGAIASGQYRSGSIDPSVQLFLSGDPDTYLEKAATLDQLSGKQAEQLRTIADKQRQLAQERAEAASKIQDLSETRKSLGDKKDEIKGKLAKAQELLNTLTAKERAAVEGANDRANRSNDRVDLGNDVPASQRGAAALAAAQSKIGSPYVWGATGPSSFDCSGLTSWAYAQAGQSLPRTSQEQANAGTRIGSQSALKPGDLVLFYGDLHHIGLYAGNGTVLHAPKPGAAVRYESINNMPFQFGVRV, translated from the coding sequence GTGGCGTCCCACCGTCGACCCAAGCAGCCGAGCCGTACTCGTGTGACCGTGCTCACCGCGACCGCCGCCGCGGCCGTCGCCCTCTCGACCCAGGCGGCGCACGCCGACCCGGGCCAGTCCAAGCAGGACGTCAAGTCCGAGGTCGACAAGCTCTACGGCGACGCGGAGCAGGCCACCGAGAAGTACAACGGCGTCAAGGAGCAGCAGGACAAGCTCCAGAAAGAGGTCGACGACCTCCAGGACAAGGTCGCCCGCGGCCAGGGCGAGCTGAACCAGCTGCGCAAGGGCCTGGGCGCCATCGCCTCCGGCCAGTACCGCAGCGGCAGCATCGACCCCTCGGTCCAGCTGTTCCTCTCCGGCGACCCGGACACCTACCTCGAAAAGGCCGCCACCCTCGACCAGTTGAGCGGCAAGCAGGCCGAGCAGCTCAGGACGATCGCGGACAAGCAGCGGCAGCTCGCCCAGGAGCGGGCCGAGGCCGCGAGCAAGATCCAGGACCTCTCCGAGACCCGCAAGTCGCTGGGCGACAAGAAGGACGAGATCAAGGGCAAGCTCGCCAAGGCCCAGGAGCTGCTCAACACGCTGACCGCCAAGGAGCGGGCGGCCGTGGAGGGCGCGAACGACCGGGCCAACCGCAGCAACGACCGGGTCGACCTCGGCAACGACGTGCCCGCCTCGCAGCGCGGTGCGGCCGCCCTGGCCGCCGCCCAGTCGAAGATAGGGTCCCCCTACGTCTGGGGCGCGACCGGCCCGTCCTCCTTCGACTGCTCGGGCCTGACGTCCTGGGCGTACGCGCAGGCCGGCCAGTCGCTGCCGCGCACCTCGCAGGAGCAGGCCAACGCCGGCACCCGCATCGGCTCCCAGAGCGCCCTCAAGCCCGGCGACCTGGTGCTGTTCTACGGCGACCTGCACCACATCGGCCTCTACGCCGGCAACGGCACCGTGCTGCACGCCCCGAAGCCGGGCGCCGCGGTCCGCTACGAGTCGATCAACAACATGCCGTTCCAGTTCGGCGTGCGGGTCTGA
- a CDS encoding NYN domain-containing protein: protein MVERPEGAPGAERADAPGGVADEVLDQPLPEGVRRRVVALTAEWFGALTVAELPPPLRQYARFTPSRRAKFAGNAMAAALESDAVFRQRIAGKLREAQPELAEALEQGTPPAAADPLDVAAAAYVLRPEGWVKLVAAAGEEAQRARAERAGEEAERELARLREELARARGEARTEADRVRTDLEAARKENESLQRRLRSALSDVKRGEAAARKAEAALAEARERAATEKAAADSEVRRLKARIAEAEAALEAGRRSAREGRSVEDMRLRLLLDTVLDAAQGLRRELALPPAAGRPADAVDAVAPGRMTPKDIATRALSETDPALLDQLLALPQAHLVVDGYNVTKTGYPTMPLEKQRLRLLGGLAVLAAQTGAEMTCVFDGAELAAPVLLAPPRGVRVLFSKPGVTADELIRQLVRAEPAGRPVVVVSSDREVADGVARAGARPVASALLLKRLART from the coding sequence GTGGTGGAACGTCCAGAAGGGGCTCCGGGGGCCGAGCGTGCGGACGCGCCCGGAGGGGTGGCCGACGAGGTGCTCGACCAGCCACTGCCCGAGGGCGTACGGCGCCGCGTCGTGGCGCTCACCGCGGAGTGGTTCGGGGCGCTGACGGTCGCCGAACTGCCGCCCCCCTTGCGGCAGTACGCCCGGTTCACCCCGAGTCGTCGGGCCAAGTTCGCCGGCAACGCGATGGCCGCGGCGCTGGAGAGCGACGCGGTCTTCCGGCAGCGGATCGCGGGCAAGCTCCGGGAGGCCCAGCCGGAGCTTGCCGAGGCCCTGGAGCAGGGGACCCCGCCCGCCGCCGCCGACCCGCTGGACGTCGCGGCCGCGGCGTACGTGCTGCGTCCCGAGGGCTGGGTCAAGCTGGTCGCGGCGGCCGGCGAGGAGGCGCAGCGGGCGCGGGCCGAGCGGGCCGGCGAGGAGGCCGAACGGGAGCTGGCCCGGCTGCGCGAGGAGCTGGCGCGGGCGCGCGGCGAGGCCCGTACGGAGGCGGACCGGGTCCGGACGGACCTGGAGGCGGCCCGCAAGGAGAACGAGTCGTTGCAGCGCCGGCTGCGCAGCGCGCTCAGCGACGTCAAGCGCGGTGAGGCGGCGGCCCGCAAGGCCGAGGCAGCGCTGGCCGAGGCGCGCGAGCGGGCGGCGACGGAGAAGGCCGCGGCCGACAGCGAGGTGCGCCGCCTCAAGGCCCGGATCGCGGAGGCGGAGGCGGCCCTGGAGGCCGGCCGGCGGTCCGCCCGCGAGGGCCGCAGCGTCGAGGACATGCGACTGCGGCTGCTGCTCGACACGGTGCTGGACGCGGCCCAGGGGCTGCGCCGCGAGCTGGCGCTGCCGCCCGCCGCGGGCCGCCCGGCGGACGCCGTCGACGCGGTCGCGCCGGGCCGTATGACGCCCAAGGACATCGCCACCCGGGCGCTGTCGGAGACCGATCCGGCGCTGCTGGACCAGCTCCTGGCGCTGCCTCAGGCACACCTGGTGGTGGACGGCTACAACGTCACCAAGACCGGCTATCCGACGATGCCGCTGGAGAAGCAGCGGCTGCGGCTGCTGGGCGGCCTGGCGGTGCTGGCGGCGCAGACCGGTGCGGAGATGACCTGTGTCTTCGACGGGGCGGAGCTGGCCGCGCCGGTGCTGCTGGCGCCGCCGCGCGGGGTGCGGGTGCTGTTCAGCAAACCGGGCGTGACGGCGGACGAGTTGATCCGGCAGCTGGTCCGGGCCGAGCCGGCGGGCCGGCCGGTGGTGGTGGTCTCCTCGGACCGCGAGGTGGCCGACGGCGTCGCCAGGGCGGGGGCCCGGCCGGTCGCATCGGCCTTGCTGCTCAAGCGACTTGCCCGAACCTGA
- a CDS encoding rhomboid family intramembrane serine protease, with protein MTAPVHPVRSLRAVFSRMTNVLIGLCCALFVLGPVSGLNRTYGTGDTLVHAQNRYFARWGVIPLDVWSGSSRVLLTPLTALFVHANWLHLLGNVLFLYVFGGMVETRLGRLPFTVFYLTVGYLALLGYAAAHASSAQTLVGASGAVSGVLGAFLFLFPRARVTSLFPFLFFLPLRFPAWLVLLFWFCLQWQAAGHDPAGPGVAYLAHVVGFALGFLYAWARHGRRDTVGATRDNGPSAEGESQP; from the coding sequence ATGACGGCGCCCGTCCACCCCGTCCGCTCGCTGCGCGCGGTGTTCTCCCGGATGACGAACGTGCTGATCGGGCTGTGCTGCGCACTCTTCGTGCTCGGCCCGGTCTCCGGACTGAACCGGACGTACGGCACCGGGGACACGCTGGTCCACGCCCAGAACAGGTACTTCGCGCGCTGGGGCGTGATTCCGCTCGATGTGTGGAGCGGCTCGTCACGGGTCCTGCTCACCCCGCTCACCGCACTGTTCGTACACGCCAACTGGCTGCATCTGCTCGGAAACGTGCTGTTTCTGTACGTCTTCGGCGGCATGGTCGAGACGCGGCTGGGCCGGCTCCCGTTCACCGTCTTCTATCTGACCGTCGGCTACCTGGCGCTGCTGGGCTACGCCGCCGCCCACGCCTCCTCGGCGCAGACGCTGGTCGGCGCCTCCGGTGCCGTCTCCGGCGTCCTCGGCGCCTTCCTGTTCCTCTTCCCGCGGGCCCGGGTCACCAGCCTCTTCCCGTTCCTGTTCTTCCTGCCGCTGCGCTTCCCGGCCTGGCTCGTGCTGCTCTTCTGGTTCTGCCTCCAGTGGCAGGCGGCCGGCCACGACCCCGCCGGCCCCGGCGTCGCCTACCTCGCCCACGTCGTCGGCTTCGCCCTGGGCTTCCTCTACGCGTGGGCCCGCCACGGCCGGCGGGATACTGTGGGTGCCACCAGGGACAACGGACCGTCGGCCGAGGGAGAGAGCCAGCCGTGA
- a CDS encoding Lrp/AsnC family transcriptional regulator: protein MITSIVLIKTSVDQIPEIAERIAALSGVSEVYSVTGAYDLIAMVRVANHDDLADVIPGRISKVPGVASTETHIAFRTYSQHDLEAAFSIGLDA from the coding sequence GTGATCACGTCGATCGTGCTGATCAAGACCAGCGTGGATCAGATCCCCGAGATCGCCGAGCGGATCGCCGCTCTGAGCGGCGTCAGCGAGGTCTACTCCGTCACCGGCGCCTACGACCTCATCGCGATGGTGCGGGTCGCCAACCACGACGACCTCGCCGACGTCATCCCCGGCCGCATCAGCAAGGTGCCCGGCGTCGCGTCGACGGAGACGCACATCGCGTTCCGCACGTATTCGCAGCATGACCTGGAGGCGGCGTTTTCCATCGGCCTGGACGCGTAG
- a CDS encoding aminotransferase class V-fold PLP-dependent enzyme, protein MSVSTAAADRSVCAPLPVLGRDVLVPLVTGGEAVYAALDYAASAPALQRVWDDVAAYAPYYGSVHRGAGYLSQLSTDLFENARKTVADFLGCRAEDLVVFTRSTTDSLNLLAAALPQGTRVFVFETEHHASLLPWEHRADLTVTYLDAPRTPRQAVDTLEKALSAREPYGPALVCVTGASNVTGELWPVRELAAAAHAHGARIVLDAAQLAPHHPLDLVDLDVDWVAFSGHKLYAPFGAGVLAGRADWLRAAEPYLAGGGASRKVARRPDGGVDVEWHESAARHEAGSPNVIGAYAIASACKALTEAGWDTLVARERELIARVQEGLAEVPEVRVLSLFGDDAPRVGVLSFVVDGWNSSHFAAALSAEYGIGVRDGLFCAHPLVRTLLGSAPQTQGECGAPEAAPGERSLNAIRVSFGAGTPDEHVDRFLRAVRELVTEGARWNYQVEDGRCVPARSAV, encoded by the coding sequence ATGTCTGTCTCGACCGCTGCCGCCGACCGCTCCGTCTGTGCCCCGCTGCCGGTTCTGGGCCGGGACGTCCTCGTCCCCCTGGTGACCGGCGGCGAGGCCGTCTACGCCGCGCTGGACTACGCCGCCAGCGCCCCCGCCCTCCAGCGCGTCTGGGACGACGTCGCCGCCTACGCCCCGTACTACGGCAGCGTCCACCGCGGCGCCGGCTACCTCTCCCAGCTCTCCACCGACCTCTTCGAGAACGCCCGCAAGACCGTCGCCGACTTCCTCGGCTGCCGCGCCGAGGACCTGGTGGTCTTCACCCGGTCCACCACCGACTCGCTGAACCTGCTGGCCGCCGCGCTCCCGCAGGGCACCCGGGTGTTCGTCTTCGAGACCGAGCACCACGCCTCGCTGCTGCCCTGGGAGCACCGCGCGGACCTGACGGTGACCTACCTCGACGCCCCGCGCACCCCGCGGCAGGCGGTCGACACCCTGGAGAAGGCGCTGTCCGCCCGCGAGCCCTACGGGCCGGCGCTGGTCTGCGTCACCGGCGCCTCCAACGTCACCGGCGAACTGTGGCCGGTGCGCGAACTGGCCGCCGCGGCGCACGCGCACGGCGCCCGGATCGTCCTCGACGCCGCCCAGCTCGCCCCGCACCACCCCCTGGACCTGGTGGACCTGGACGTCGACTGGGTCGCCTTCTCCGGCCACAAGCTGTACGCGCCGTTCGGCGCCGGGGTGTTGGCCGGCCGTGCCGACTGGCTCCGGGCGGCCGAGCCGTACCTGGCCGGCGGCGGCGCCAGCCGGAAGGTCGCCCGGCGGCCCGACGGCGGGGTCGACGTCGAGTGGCACGAGAGCGCCGCGCGGCACGAAGCCGGGTCGCCCAACGTGATCGGCGCCTACGCCATCGCCTCGGCCTGCAAGGCGCTCACGGAGGCCGGTTGGGACACCCTGGTGGCCCGCGAACGGGAGCTGATCGCCCGCGTCCAGGAGGGCCTGGCCGAGGTCCCGGAGGTCCGCGTCCTCTCCCTCTTCGGCGACGACGCACCGCGGGTCGGCGTCCTCTCCTTCGTCGTCGACGGCTGGAACAGCTCGCACTTCGCCGCCGCCCTCTCCGCCGAGTACGGCATCGGCGTCCGCGACGGCCTCTTCTGCGCACACCCGCTCGTCCGCACGCTGCTGGGCTCCGCCCCCCAGACCCAGGGCGAATGCGGCGCCCCGGAGGCCGCACCGGGGGAGCGCTCCCTCAACGCGATCCGCGTCTCCTTCGGCGCCGGCACCCCCGACGAACACGTCGACCGCTTCCTCCGCGCGGTCCGGGAACTCGTCACGGAGGGCGCCCGCTGGAACTACCAGGTGGAGGACGGCCGTTGCGTCCCGGCGCGTAGCGCCGTTTGA
- the trpD gene encoding anthranilate phosphoribosyltransferase, with the protein MNVVTPAGGGNVADRSWPAVLNTLLGGRDLTADDTAWVMDRIMRGEATDAQIAGFAVALRAKGETVAEISGLVRTMYAHASLIEVPGPSVDIVGTGGDGANTVNISTMSAIVVAGTGAKVVKHGSRAASSASGATDVLEKLGINLDLSPRRVVEVAEEAGITFCFAAKFHPALRHVAAARGQLGIRTTFNVLGPLTNPARVRAQATGVADARMAPILAGVLAERGSSALVFRGDDGLDELTTTATSRVWVVRDGAVHEEPFDPRDVGIELVPVTALRGGDASYNAEVARRLLDGETGPVRDAVLLNAAAALAALEPSDAPLTDRIRDGLRKAAEAIDSGAARRTLDRWVAASNA; encoded by the coding sequence ATGAACGTCGTGACCCCGGCAGGCGGCGGCAACGTGGCGGACCGCTCCTGGCCGGCCGTACTCAACACCCTCCTCGGCGGCCGGGACCTCACCGCCGACGACACCGCCTGGGTCATGGACCGGATCATGCGCGGCGAGGCCACCGACGCCCAGATCGCCGGCTTCGCGGTGGCACTGCGGGCCAAGGGCGAGACGGTCGCGGAGATCTCCGGCCTGGTCCGGACGATGTACGCGCACGCCAGCCTGATCGAGGTGCCCGGCCCCAGCGTCGACATCGTCGGCACCGGCGGTGACGGCGCGAACACCGTCAACATCTCCACCATGTCGGCCATCGTGGTCGCCGGCACCGGCGCCAAGGTCGTCAAGCACGGCAGCCGCGCCGCGTCCTCGGCCAGCGGCGCCACGGACGTCCTGGAGAAGCTGGGGATCAATCTGGACCTGTCGCCGCGGCGGGTGGTGGAGGTCGCGGAGGAGGCCGGGATCACCTTCTGCTTCGCCGCCAAGTTCCACCCCGCGCTGCGGCATGTGGCGGCCGCCCGCGGCCAGTTGGGCATCCGGACGACCTTCAACGTCCTGGGCCCGCTGACCAACCCGGCCCGGGTCAGGGCCCAGGCAACCGGCGTCGCCGACGCCCGGATGGCGCCGATCCTGGCCGGCGTGCTGGCCGAGCGCGGCTCCTCGGCCCTGGTCTTCCGCGGTGACGACGGCCTGGACGAGCTGACCACCACCGCCACCTCCCGGGTGTGGGTGGTGCGGGACGGCGCGGTCCACGAGGAGCCCTTCGACCCGCGGGACGTCGGCATCGAACTCGTCCCGGTGACGGCACTGCGCGGCGGCGACGCGTCGTACAACGCGGAGGTGGCCCGGCGGCTGCTGGACGGCGAGACCGGCCCGGTGCGGGACGCGGTGCTGCTGAACGCGGCGGCCGCGCTGGCCGCGCTGGAGCCCTCCGACGCCCCGCTGACCGACCGGATCCGGGACGGCCTGCGCAAGGCCGCCGAGGCGATCGACTCGGGCGCGGCCCGGCGGACGCTGGACCGCTGGGTGGCAGCCAGCAACGCCTGA